One part of the Rutidosis leptorrhynchoides isolate AG116_Rl617_1_P2 chromosome 1, CSIRO_AGI_Rlap_v1, whole genome shotgun sequence genome encodes these proteins:
- the LOC139870045 gene encoding homeobox protein knotted-1-like LET6 gives MESGVTSSCLINFDHNNININNNNNNNNNNSTNIVHHPSPVAYNNLNATNNNLIISSDHHHHHNMMLEDDNNHLNNSNINDGGGLSFMSSSLSSVKSKIMSHPHYPRLLSAYLNCQKIGAPPEVVERLEEACRSSVVAAMASRSGSGGSSSDGGGGGGGGMNSTMIIGQDPALDQFMEAYCEMLIKYEQELSKPFKEAMLFLSRVESQFKAISISTSDSGGGDGGMDKNGSSEEEVDVNNNLIDPQAEDRELKGQLLRKYSGYLGSLKQEFMKKRKKGKLPKEARQQLLDWWTRHYKWPYPSEAQKLALAESTGLDQKQINNWFINQRKRHWKPSEDMQFVVMDAAHPHYYVDNMLGNPYPSMDVSYL, from the exons ATGGAGAGTGGTGTTACTTCCTCATGTTTGATCAATTTTGATCATaacaatattaacattaataataataataataataataataataattctaccaaCATTGTGCATCATCCATCTCCTGTTGCATATAACAATCTTAACGCCACCAACAATAACCTAATCATCTCatcagatcatcatcatcatcataatatgatGCTTGAAGACGACAACAACCaccttaataatagtaatattaatgatggtGGAGGCTTAAGTTTCATGTCTTCTTCTTTATCATCTGTTAAATCAAAAATCATGTCCCATCCTCATTACCCTCGTCTCTTATCAGCTTATCTCAACTGTCAAAAG aTAGGAGCACCACCTGAAGTTGTGGAAAGACTAGAGGAAGCTTGCAGATCATCGGTAGTGGCAGCGATGGCGAGTCGTTCCGGCAGCGGTGGTAGTAGCAGtgacggtggtggtggtggtggtggaggtatGAATAGTACGATGATCATCGGACAAGATCCAGCACTTGATCAGTTCATGGAAGCTTATTGTGAGATGCTGATTAAGTATGAACAAGAACTTTCAAAACCCTTCAAAGAAGCCATGCTTTTTCTCTCAAGAGTTGAATCTCAGTTCAAAGCCATCTCGATTTCTACTTCTGATTCTG GTGGTGGTGATGGAGGTATGGACAAAAATGGATCGTCGGAAGAAGAGGTGGATGTAAATAACAATCTGATAGATCCTCAAGCTGAAGATCGAGAGTTGAAAGGTCAACTGTTGCGCAAGTATAGCGGCTATTTAGGTAGTCTTAAGCAAGAATTcatgaaaaaaagaaagaaaggaaaATTGCCAAAAGAAGCTCGTCAACAGTTGCTCGATTGGTGGACTAGGCACTACAAATGGCCATATCCTTCT GAGGCTCAAAAGTTGGCACTGGCTGAATCAACGGGATTAGATCAGAAGCAGATAAACAATTGGTTTATAAATCAAAGGAAGCGGCACTGGAAGCCATCTGAAGACATGCAGTTTGTGGTAATGGATGCAGCTCATCCTCACTATTACGTCGACAACATGCTTGGGAACCCTTATCCGTCTATGGATGTTTCATATCTCTAG